A section of the Carassius carassius chromosome 17, fCarCar2.1, whole genome shotgun sequence genome encodes:
- the sft2d2b gene encoding SFT2 domain containing 2b, which translates to MDKLKKVLSGQDGSDDLNVLQEANEASTLGWGTRVKGFLACFVAGVLCSVLGTCLLWVPRKGLTLFAVFYSLGNIASILSTMFLTGPLKQLKRMCDKTRALATCIMITCLVLTFCAAFWWNNKGLALLFCILQFLAFTWYSLSYIPFARDAIIKLFSACFK; encoded by the exons ATGGACAAATTAAAGAAAGTTTTGAGTGGCCAAGATGGCAGTGACGACCTCAACGTACTGCAG GAAGCGAATGAAGCATCAACACTGGGATGGGGCACGCGCGTCAAGGGATTCCTCGCGTGTTTTGTGGCTGGCGTCTTGTGTTCAGTTTTG GGAACCTGCTTGCTTTGGGTGCCCAGAAAAGGACTGACACTCTTTGCAGTCTTTTACAGTTTAGGTAATATTGCTTCTATTTTAAG CACAATGTTCTTAACCGGTCCATTAAAGCAACTCAAGAGGATGTGTGACAAGACGAGAGCTCTGGCAACTTGCATTATGATT ACATGCCTGGTGCTAACCTTCTGTGCTGCTTTTTGG tgGAATAACAAAGGCCTTGCTCTGCTGTTCTGTATCCTCCAGTTTTTGGCCTTTACATG GTATAGCTTATCCTACATTCCTTTTGCAAG GGATGCAATTATTAAGTTGTTCTCCGCGTGCTTCAAGTGA
- the si:ch211-207l14.1 gene encoding histone H3.v1, with the protein MENEEEEDEIFTTFQGGYERQEDAKEQEEEEEQEEEEPEAERKSSWDVPIPSRSLASRRASLPCPAQLNAMHLSRLHTATTSPSPSPAYLSHWLQSGEARPCSRSSHVANSEEEAHTKSNACERRPHAIPTIPEMHEPLERKARFRSRNVMSLSDADSLCLICHDDLCKGGGVIRKLHCSHSFHSECIEEWLWTKQTCPTCQKHVAMPEPLYWTSTRVIVP; encoded by the exons ATGGAGAAcgaggaagaggaagatgaaaTCTTTACCACATTTCAGGGAGGATATGAAAGGCAGGAAGATGCGAAGGagcaagaggaagaagaagaacaagAGGAAGAGGAGCCAGAGGCTGAGAGGAAAAGCAGTTGGGATGTCCCAATTCCAAGTCGATCACTGGCCAGTCGCAGAGCTTCACTTCCATGTCCG GCTCAGCTGAATGCGATGCATCTGAGCCGTCTGCACACTGCCACCACAAGCCCTAGCCCTAGTCCAGCGTACCTGAGCCACTGGCTTCAGAGCGGTGAGGCAAGGCCGTGCTCTCGCTCCAGCCATGTTGCCAATAGCGAAGAGGAAGCACACACCAAGAGCAACGCATGTGAACGACGCCCACATGCCATCCCAACCATCCCTGAGATGCACGAGCCTCTGGAGAGAAAAGCTCGGTTTAGGAGCCGCAATGTCATGTCTCTG AGTGATGCAGACAGTTTGTGTCTGATCTGCCATGACGACCTATGCAAAGGAGGAGGAGTTATCAGAAAGCTTCACTGTTCCCACAGCTTCCACAGTGAG TGCATAGAGGAATGGCTGTGGACCAAGCAGACCTGTCCCACGTGTCAAAAGCATGTTGCCATGCCAGAGCCCCTGTACTGGACATCTACCAGAGTAATAGTGCCCTGA